From Methylocystis sp. ATCC 49242, one genomic window encodes:
- a CDS encoding cupin domain-containing protein — translation MSTTNKIVFDSGSVEMQPCPINPAWIIEGAPVARNFILSRSDDGGACTLIWDCTEGVFDWYYDIDETVYVLEGSVIVRDDDRNERRLGPGDHAFFPAGSHAVWRAESYVRKVAFCRNPVPKPIMLATRIAKKLAKLAGGGGRAFDAATMFGGAQ, via the coding sequence ATGAGCACGACAAACAAGATCGTTTTCGACAGCGGTAGCGTCGAAATGCAACCATGCCCGATCAATCCGGCCTGGATAATCGAAGGCGCGCCGGTTGCTCGCAACTTCATTTTGTCACGAAGCGATGACGGCGGGGCGTGCACATTGATCTGGGATTGCACGGAAGGCGTATTCGATTGGTATTACGACATCGACGAGACCGTCTATGTGCTTGAGGGGTCGGTGATAGTGCGCGATGACGATCGTAATGAGCGACGCCTCGGTCCCGGTGATCATGCGTTTTTCCCCGCCGGCTCTCACGCTGTTTGGCGGGCCGAGTCTTACGTCAGGAAAGTAGCGTTTTGCCGTAATCCCGTTCCCAAACCGATCATGCTTGCGACGCGGATCGCGAAGAAGCTTGCCAAGCTGGCCGGCGGTGGAGGACGTGCGTTCGACGCGGCGACGATGTTCGGCGGCGCGCAATAG
- a CDS encoding branched-chain amino acid aminotransferase gives MALPVELRSVSQTWTYYQGEWRDGNTPILGPRTHGAWLGSMVFDGARAFEGVTPDLDLHLARVNHSAAVMLLEPSVTGDRWRELVADGLRRFARDAQLYIRPMYWAEEGIGGGVRFEPSSTNWCLTIYEAPMPAPRGGAVTLSPFRRPGAEVAPTGAKASCHYANGSRALFEAAKRGFDNCLMCDMLGNVAEFANSNAFLVKDGVVFTPAPNGTFLNGVTRQRVIGLLRADGVEVVETTLAYADFLGADEIFSTGNFQKVAPISRIDDRELKAGPIYKRARSLYWDFAHSRTPMRAAS, from the coding sequence ATGGCGTTGCCGGTCGAGTTACGTTCGGTGTCGCAGACATGGACATATTATCAGGGAGAATGGCGTGACGGGAACACGCCGATTCTCGGCCCGCGCACACATGGGGCCTGGCTTGGCTCGATGGTTTTTGACGGTGCGCGGGCGTTCGAGGGCGTAACGCCGGATCTCGACCTTCATCTTGCTCGCGTCAATCATTCCGCAGCCGTAATGTTGCTCGAACCTTCCGTTACAGGCGATAGATGGCGAGAGCTTGTTGCGGATGGCTTACGACGTTTCGCACGTGACGCGCAGCTTTACATCCGGCCCATGTATTGGGCGGAGGAGGGCATTGGTGGTGGCGTGCGGTTCGAGCCGTCGTCGACAAATTGGTGCCTCACGATCTATGAAGCGCCGATGCCTGCGCCGAGAGGGGGGGCGGTGACGCTGTCGCCTTTCCGGCGTCCAGGCGCGGAGGTTGCGCCGACAGGCGCCAAAGCGAGTTGTCATTATGCTAACGGGTCGCGTGCGTTGTTCGAAGCCGCGAAGCGGGGATTCGACAATTGCCTGATGTGCGACATGCTCGGCAATGTTGCCGAATTCGCAAACTCCAACGCATTTCTGGTGAAGGATGGCGTGGTCTTTACACCGGCGCCGAATGGTACGTTTTTGAATGGCGTAACGCGGCAACGGGTGATCGGGCTATTGAGGGCCGACGGTGTCGAGGTTGTGGAGACAACGCTCGCCTATGCTGACTTCCTCGGCGCGGATGAAATTTTCTCAACGGGCAATTTTCAAAAGGTGGCGCCGATATCGCGAATTGATGACCGTGAACTGAAAGCCGGCCCGATCTATAAGCGGGCGCGGTCATTGTATTGGGACTTCGCTCATTCGCGAACGCCGATGCGCGCGGCGTCCTGA
- a CDS encoding thiamine pyrophosphate-binding protein, with product MKSSIEITAAQALVDQLIVNGVDHIFCVPGESYLSVLDACYERNVELTVCRNEAGAAMMADAYGKATGRPGVCFVTRGPGAANAYAGVHIAHHDSTPMILFIGQVERVNRDRGAFQEVDYRAMFGGQTKWVAEIDSGSRIVEYVSRAFRVAIAGRPGPVALALPKDMLEERIASAACPRAETIETAPASEQLESLADMIAVAQRPMFIIGGTRWDEEASRRMIDFAAAFNVPVATSYRRLPLFDPLHECYAGDLGLNANPKLVSRIQHSDLVVLIGGRLGEIPSQGYKLFDIPTPQTRFVHVYPEAEELGRVYAPTLAIHASPKPFVAALSKLTPPASRPWREVTREAHEDYLAFSSSFIPSADVDLSEIMIWLSENLPPDAFICNGARNYASWIHRYYRFRRFGSHVAPTSATMGYGVPAAVAIQRLHPERLVVSLNGDGDFLMNGQEFATAIQYNLPIIVIICDNASYGTIKMHQERQYPARVIGTDLRNPDFAAYARAFGGFGKTVDRTADFAAAFQAARRSGMPSIIHLKIDPDRITPTLNLSKLRANNLNRA from the coding sequence GTGAAATCCTCCATCGAAATCACAGCCGCACAAGCACTCGTCGATCAGTTGATCGTCAATGGCGTTGACCACATCTTCTGCGTGCCGGGCGAGAGTTATCTCTCGGTCCTAGACGCTTGTTACGAACGCAATGTCGAATTGACCGTCTGCCGAAATGAGGCGGGTGCCGCGATGATGGCCGACGCATACGGAAAGGCGACGGGACGGCCAGGCGTCTGTTTCGTCACGCGCGGCCCCGGCGCCGCGAATGCTTATGCCGGCGTTCACATCGCACACCATGACTCGACGCCGATGATCCTCTTCATCGGGCAGGTGGAGCGTGTAAATCGTGATCGCGGCGCCTTTCAGGAAGTTGATTATCGCGCAATGTTCGGTGGCCAGACAAAATGGGTTGCCGAAATCGATAGCGGATCTCGCATTGTCGAATATGTCTCGCGGGCTTTTCGCGTTGCGATCGCAGGAAGACCCGGCCCCGTCGCGCTCGCGCTCCCGAAAGACATGCTGGAGGAACGCATCGCGTCTGCTGCCTGTCCACGGGCTGAAACGATCGAGACAGCGCCGGCGTCAGAACAACTCGAATCTCTCGCGGATATGATCGCCGTGGCACAACGCCCCATGTTCATCATCGGCGGAACGCGCTGGGATGAAGAGGCGTCGCGCCGCATGATCGACTTTGCCGCCGCATTCAATGTTCCTGTCGCGACAAGCTACCGTCGTCTGCCCCTGTTCGATCCCTTGCATGAATGCTATGCCGGCGATCTCGGCCTAAACGCCAATCCGAAACTCGTCTCGCGCATTCAGCATAGCGACCTCGTTGTTTTGATAGGCGGACGGCTCGGCGAAATTCCGTCGCAAGGTTATAAACTGTTCGACATACCGACGCCTCAGACCCGTTTCGTTCATGTCTATCCCGAAGCTGAAGAACTCGGACGCGTATACGCCCCGACGCTCGCCATCCACGCGTCGCCGAAACCTTTCGTCGCCGCATTATCCAAACTGACGCCGCCCGCCTCACGCCCCTGGCGTGAAGTCACGCGCGAGGCGCATGAGGATTACCTCGCCTTCTCCTCGAGTTTCATTCCCTCAGCGGACGTCGACCTGTCCGAGATAATGATCTGGCTGAGCGAGAATCTTCCGCCGGATGCATTCATCTGCAACGGCGCTAGAAATTATGCTTCCTGGATACATCGCTATTATCGCTTTCGGCGTTTCGGCTCACATGTCGCCCCGACCTCGGCTACGATGGGCTATGGGGTCCCCGCCGCCGTGGCAATTCAGCGGCTGCATCCCGAGCGACTGGTCGTGTCCCTCAATGGCGATGGCGACTTCCTCATGAATGGACAGGAATTTGCAACGGCGATCCAATATAATCTGCCAATCATCGTCATCATTTGCGACAACGCCAGTTACGGCACGATCAAGATGCATCAGGAACGTCAGTATCCCGCCCGCGTCATCGGCACCGATCTGCGCAACCCCGATTTCGCCGCCTATGCCCGAGCCTTTGGCGGTTTCGGCAAAACCGTGGATCGCACCGCCGATTTCGCTGCGGCATTCCAGGCGGCCCGTCGATCGGGAATGCCTTCAATAATTCATCTCAAAATAGATCCCGATCGCATCACGCCGACGCTGAATCTATCGAAATTGCGTGCCAACAATTTGAACAGGGCATGA
- a CDS encoding GNAT family N-acetyltransferase: protein MSQAPPMRIRCRLIAEADTPGLAELLSRGFPDRSIAYWARALDTLARRDAPDGYPRFGYLLEHDGSPVGVILMIFTKIGSGPIRCNISSWYVEEAHRGYASLLIAAAVRHREVTYINTSPAVHTWPIIEAQGFRRYCNGQMLTIPALSPWRPNARARRFENRRDYGDSLSIQERDLLSSHVKHGCLALVVRERRDAHPFVFLPRRVLKNVLPTLQLIYCRDISDFQRFAGPLGRELMRHGHPTVLIDASEPLPGVVGKYMHNRGPKYFKGPERPRLGDLAFSESVLFGP, encoded by the coding sequence ATGAGCCAGGCCCCGCCCATGCGCATCCGCTGCAGACTGATCGCCGAGGCGGACACACCGGGCTTGGCCGAGCTTTTGTCGAGAGGCTTCCCCGACCGCTCGATCGCCTATTGGGCGCGCGCCCTCGACACGCTCGCCCGCCGCGACGCTCCTGATGGCTACCCGCGTTTCGGATATCTTTTGGAGCACGACGGTTCCCCGGTCGGCGTCATTCTTATGATTTTCACCAAAATCGGGTCCGGACCGATAAGGTGCAATATATCGAGCTGGTATGTCGAAGAGGCGCACCGCGGCTACGCCTCCCTGCTCATCGCCGCCGCCGTTCGGCACAGGGAAGTCACCTACATCAACACATCGCCCGCGGTTCATACCTGGCCCATCATCGAAGCCCAGGGTTTTCGCCGTTACTGTAACGGGCAAATGCTCACAATCCCCGCGCTGAGCCCTTGGCGTCCGAACGCGCGCGCGCGAAGATTCGAAAACCGCCGCGATTACGGCGACAGCCTTTCCATACAGGAGCGCGATCTCCTCTCGAGCCACGTGAAACATGGCTGCCTCGCGCTCGTCGTGCGAGAAAGGCGCGACGCGCATCCTTTTGTGTTTCTGCCCCGGCGAGTCCTAAAAAATGTCTTGCCTACCTTGCAATTAATTTACTGTCGCGACATTTCCGACTTCCAGCGATTTGCCGGCCCGCTTGGCAGAGAACTCATGCGACATGGACACCCGACCGTCCTGATCGACGCAAGCGAACCATTGCCGGGTGTCGTCGGCAAATATATGCACAACCGGGGTCCAAAATACTTCAAAGGCCCCGAACGCCCACGTCTGGGCGACCTCGCCTTTTCCGAAAGCGTTTTGTTTGGACCGTGA
- a CDS encoding phosphopantetheine-binding protein, with protein MSVRLTVFSIMKEVAAEQDKKLAPLDDDLVLANSGLDSLCFAIIVARLEDELGLDPFTASEEVYFPVTLGDFVALYEHVDA; from the coding sequence ATGAGCGTACGGTTAACAGTGTTTTCCATCATGAAAGAGGTCGCCGCCGAGCAGGACAAGAAGCTGGCGCCCCTTGACGACGATCTCGTTCTGGCGAATTCGGGTCTGGATTCGCTCTGCTTCGCGATCATAGTCGCACGGTTGGAAGATGAACTTGGACTCGACCCCTTCACAGCGTCGGAGGAGGTGTATTTCCCTGTCACGCTCGGGGACTTCGTAGCGCTTTACGAACATGTCGACGCGTGA
- a CDS encoding class I adenylate-forming enzyme family protein: MSTRDVASLRDMARASVSDAEACIRAQGAVAAWRTAIDGSILKGGHNELVGKSVLVGVRSQFFSALAMLELDGLASRMVIVPPDFTVESLASAIEQAGVEAIVCDDGASDFGANLPRIIVGPLAPCDEPRMEAIDTEWVMPTSGTTGAPKLVAHRLAGLLGATARPSSETAPVWGTFYDIRRYGGMQIFLRAATCGATLVLNEADESLSDHVARMAGVGVTHMSGTPSHWRRLLMSPDALRISPRYVRLSGEIADRAILDSLKATYREAQIVHAYASTEAGVGFEVKDGREGFPASYLDGVGDVEMRVVDGSLRVRSRRTARRYVGRDDLCIADSDGFIDTDDLVELRGDRFYFKGRRAGTINVGGLKVHPEEVEQVINMHEAVYMSLVKARRSPITGDLIVAQVILKDGEPSPERKRALREEIAERCRAQLGRRKTPATIDFVPSLAMSAGGKLLRGRS; this comes from the coding sequence ATGTCGACGCGTGACGTGGCTTCCCTGCGCGACATGGCGCGGGCCTCTGTTAGCGATGCGGAGGCCTGCATTCGCGCGCAGGGCGCCGTGGCGGCGTGGAGGACGGCGATCGACGGTTCGATTCTGAAAGGCGGCCATAATGAACTTGTCGGGAAATCCGTGCTCGTCGGCGTTAGATCGCAATTTTTCAGCGCTCTCGCGATGCTCGAGCTGGATGGCCTCGCGTCGCGCATGGTGATCGTCCCGCCGGATTTCACCGTCGAAAGCCTCGCCTCCGCCATCGAACAGGCGGGCGTCGAGGCGATCGTCTGTGACGACGGGGCGAGCGACTTTGGCGCGAATCTGCCGCGCATTATCGTTGGGCCGTTGGCGCCTTGCGACGAGCCGCGGATGGAGGCGATCGACACGGAATGGGTGATGCCGACATCCGGGACGACCGGTGCGCCGAAGCTTGTCGCGCATCGTCTTGCTGGACTACTGGGCGCGACGGCGCGGCCTTCATCCGAGACGGCGCCGGTATGGGGCACCTTCTATGATATCCGACGTTATGGCGGGATGCAGATTTTCCTGCGCGCCGCGACGTGCGGAGCGACTCTTGTTCTGAATGAAGCTGACGAGTCGCTTTCCGATCATGTGGCGCGCATGGCCGGCGTCGGCGTCACGCATATGTCCGGCACGCCATCGCATTGGAGACGGTTGCTGATGAGTCCCGATGCGTTGCGCATTTCACCGCGCTATGTGCGTCTTTCCGGCGAGATCGCCGATCGGGCGATACTCGACAGTTTGAAGGCGACTTATCGAGAGGCGCAGATTGTTCACGCCTATGCTTCAACGGAGGCCGGAGTAGGGTTCGAGGTGAAGGATGGACGGGAGGGATTTCCCGCTTCCTATCTCGATGGCGTAGGCGATGTCGAAATGCGCGTCGTCGACGGCTCTCTGCGCGTTCGGTCGCGACGAACGGCCAGGCGTTATGTCGGGCGCGATGATTTGTGCATCGCGGATTCCGATGGATTCATCGATACCGACGATCTCGTCGAGCTGCGGGGCGATCGATTTTATTTCAAAGGACGCCGCGCCGGCACCATCAATGTCGGCGGACTGAAGGTGCATCCGGAAGAAGTCGAGCAGGTAATCAACATGCACGAGGCCGTCTACATGTCGCTCGTCAAGGCTCGACGCAGTCCTATCACCGGCGATCTCATTGTCGCGCAAGTTATTTTGAAGGATGGCGAGCCGTCGCCCGAGCGTAAACGTGCGTTGCGCGAGGAAATTGCAGAGAGGTGTCGGGCGCAATTAGGAAGGCGCAAGACTCCGGCGACGATAGATTTCGTTCCGTCGCTCGCCATGTCTGCGGGCGGCAAGCTTCTGCGCGGGCGGTCATGA
- a CDS encoding SDR family NAD(P)-dependent oxidoreductase, with the protein MRNVIVTGGSRGLGLAISRRLVDDGYRVIAVARRESDELRAEIVRRDGALAFAALDLQEIGAIPDFVLRLKTEFGAPYGLVNNAGISSEGLLATMHNSQIELLTRVNVTAPIVLSKYVVRNMMSAGEGRVINISSIIASTGYSGLSVYGATKAALEGFTRSLAREVGRMGITVNAIAPGFIATEMTASLDGDDRAKIAGRAALRRLAVPDDVANAVSFLLDEKARNVTGTVLTVDAGATA; encoded by the coding sequence ATGCGCAATGTCATTGTCACTGGCGGGAGCCGCGGTCTCGGGCTGGCGATTTCGAGGAGGCTCGTCGACGATGGTTATCGCGTAATCGCAGTCGCGCGGCGGGAAAGCGATGAGCTACGCGCCGAAATCGTGCGGCGCGACGGCGCGCTTGCGTTTGCGGCGCTCGATCTTCAGGAAATAGGCGCGATCCCTGATTTTGTTCTGCGTTTGAAAACGGAATTTGGCGCGCCCTATGGGCTCGTCAACAACGCAGGCATCAGCTCGGAAGGTCTGCTTGCGACGATGCATAATTCGCAGATCGAACTGCTCACGCGCGTCAATGTCACCGCGCCGATCGTGCTTTCAAAATATGTCGTGCGCAACATGATGTCGGCGGGCGAAGGGCGCGTAATCAACATATCGTCGATCATCGCCTCGACGGGATATAGCGGACTTTCCGTGTATGGCGCGACGAAGGCGGCGCTCGAGGGTTTCACGAGATCGCTGGCGCGGGAGGTGGGACGCATGGGCATAACGGTCAACGCCATAGCGCCGGGCTTCATTGCGACTGAAATGACCGCGTCGCTCGACGGCGACGATCGCGCAAAAATTGCTGGCCGTGCGGCGTTGCGGCGACTGGCCGTCCCGGACGACGTTGCGAATGCGGTTTCGTTCCTGCTGGATGAAAAAGCCCGCAACGTGACGGGGACAGTGCTTACGGTCGACGCCGGCGCGACGGCGTAA
- a CDS encoding chromate transporter: MSDASPAGPQVSVARIFLAFLMIGATSLGGGVVGYLRSSLVGSLKWLDDETFVELLSICQSLPGLNASNMAILVGDRLRGTAGAMAALVGICLPGGLIMVAAAAAYGSAHKGPGDVNAILHGVSAAAVGMVLYVTVQLGIKTVRGLGDVIFVVVTVFAVSYLHQPILLVLAVVGFIATFCFRPRGGGTGEGGE; encoded by the coding sequence ATGAGTGACGCAAGCCCCGCCGGGCCGCAGGTTTCGGTTGCCAGAATTTTCCTTGCGTTCCTGATGATAGGCGCCACCAGCCTCGGCGGCGGCGTGGTCGGCTATCTGCGCTCCAGTCTCGTGGGTTCGCTGAAGTGGCTGGACGACGAGACTTTTGTCGAATTGCTGTCGATCTGTCAGTCCTTGCCAGGCCTCAACGCGTCCAACATGGCCATTCTCGTTGGCGACCGCCTGCGCGGGACGGCGGGGGCGATGGCGGCATTGGTGGGAATCTGTCTGCCCGGAGGACTCATCATGGTGGCGGCGGCCGCCGCCTACGGTTCCGCCCACAAAGGGCCGGGCGACGTCAATGCGATTCTCCATGGCGTTTCGGCGGCGGCGGTCGGCATGGTGCTCTATGTGACGGTCCAGCTCGGCATCAAGACTGTCAGAGGTCTCGGCGACGTCATCTTCGTCGTCGTGACGGTGTTCGCGGTCAGCTATCTGCACCAGCCGATTCTGCTCGTGCTGGCGGTCGTGGGGTTCATCGCGACATTCTGCTTTCGCCCGCGAGGCGGCGGGACGGGGGAGGGCGGCGAATGA
- a CDS encoding chromate transporter: MKQMIALVGVFAYLSLLTVGGGMAAFPEMKYLTVDVFHWLTEDQLVHLYSIGQMAPGPNMMMIAGIGQWVAGPLGALAVTFGFFLPTGLLTLWVGRIWAHLSDWPWRASIQRALGTVSIGLLLAGVISIAKVAVVGAHGAAVAAAVFIILMITHMNPLPLMALAAVAGAYFFK, from the coding sequence ATGAAGCAGATGATCGCCCTTGTGGGCGTCTTCGCCTATCTGTCGCTCCTCACGGTGGGCGGCGGAATGGCGGCGTTCCCGGAGATGAAATACCTCACGGTGGATGTTTTCCACTGGCTGACGGAAGATCAGCTCGTCCATCTCTACAGCATCGGCCAAATGGCGCCCGGGCCGAACATGATGATGATCGCCGGCATCGGCCAATGGGTCGCCGGGCCGCTGGGGGCGCTGGCGGTGACCTTCGGCTTTTTCCTGCCGACAGGCCTGCTGACCTTGTGGGTGGGGCGAATCTGGGCGCATCTTTCCGATTGGCCCTGGCGCGCGTCGATCCAGCGGGCTCTCGGAACGGTTTCGATCGGCTTGCTTCTGGCGGGCGTCATCAGCATCGCCAAAGTGGCGGTTGTCGGCGCACACGGCGCGGCCGTCGCCGCTGCGGTGTTCATCATCCTGATGATCACCCACATGAATCCCCTGCCGCTGATGGCTCTGGCGGCGGTAGCGGGCGCTTATTTTTTCAAATAG
- a CDS encoding dihydrofolate reductase, translating into MQPKLVAVVARAKNGVIGANNDLPWRLSSDLKRFKALTMGKPMIMGRRTWDSIGRPLPGREIVVLTRDPGFRAEGAHVATSPAEALATARRLAALVGAQEIIIAGGGDVFRAYLDQTDVIELTEVALETIGDAHFPALDPAEWEESAREAPQRGPKDEADFHYVTLRRRSERSAE; encoded by the coding sequence ATGCAGCCAAAGCTTGTCGCCGTCGTCGCGCGCGCGAAGAACGGTGTGATCGGCGCCAACAACGACCTGCCCTGGCGGCTGTCGAGCGATCTCAAGCGCTTCAAGGCGCTGACCATGGGCAAGCCCATGATCATGGGCCGGCGCACATGGGATTCCATCGGCCGCCCCCTGCCGGGCCGCGAGATCGTCGTCCTCACCCGTGACCCCGGTTTTCGGGCCGAAGGCGCGCATGTCGCCACCAGCCCGGCCGAGGCGCTCGCCACCGCCCGCCGACTCGCCGCGCTGGTGGGGGCGCAGGAGATCATCATCGCCGGCGGCGGCGACGTCTTTCGCGCCTATCTCGACCAGACCGACGTGATCGAGCTGACCGAGGTCGCGCTGGAAACCATCGGCGACGCGCATTTCCCCGCGCTCGATCCCGCCGAGTGGGAGGAAAGCGCCCGCGAAGCCCCGCAGCGCGGGCCAAAGGACGAGGCGGACTTTCATTACGTGACACTTCGCCGACGGAGTGAACGAAGCGCCGAATAA
- a CDS encoding thymidylate synthase codes for MRQYLDLLDKILREGVRKEDRTGTGTLSIFGHQMRFDLAQGFPLVTTKRVHLKSIIHELLWFLRGDTNIAYLRENGVTIWDEWADESGDLGPVYGRQWRAWPTPGGETIDQISWLVEEIKKSPFSRRLIVSAWNVAEIDRMALAPCHCLFQFHVAEIDGQKRLSCQLYQRSADVFLGVPFNVASYALLTQMVAQVTGCVPGDFVHSFGDAHLYLNHLEQARTQLAREPKPLPRLRLNPSITSLFDFKYEDIAIEGYESWPALAAPIAV; via the coding sequence ATGCGCCAATATCTCGACCTGCTCGATAAAATCCTTCGCGAAGGCGTCCGCAAGGAGGACCGCACCGGCACCGGCACGCTGTCGATCTTCGGCCATCAGATGCGATTCGATCTGGCGCAGGGCTTCCCGCTGGTCACGACGAAGCGGGTGCACCTCAAGTCCATCATCCACGAGCTGCTCTGGTTCCTGAGGGGCGACACGAATATCGCCTATCTGCGCGAAAACGGCGTCACCATCTGGGACGAATGGGCCGACGAATCTGGCGACCTCGGCCCGGTCTATGGCCGGCAATGGCGCGCCTGGCCAACGCCGGGCGGCGAGACGATCGACCAGATCTCCTGGCTCGTGGAAGAGATAAAGAAGAGTCCTTTCTCGCGCCGCCTCATCGTCTCCGCCTGGAACGTGGCCGAGATCGACAGGATGGCGCTCGCGCCCTGCCACTGCCTGTTCCAGTTCCATGTGGCGGAGATCGACGGGCAAAAGCGCCTCTCCTGCCAGCTCTACCAGCGATCGGCGGATGTCTTTCTGGGCGTGCCCTTCAATGTCGCGAGCTATGCGCTGCTCACCCAAATGGTCGCTCAGGTCACGGGCTGCGTTCCCGGCGATTTCGTGCACAGCTTCGGCGACGCGCATCTTTACCTGAACCATCTGGAACAGGCGCGCACGCAACTCGCTCGCGAGCCGAAGCCCCTGCCCCGCCTGCGGCTCAACCCCTCGATAACGTCGCTGTTCGACTTCAAATATGAGGACATCGCGATCGAGGGCTACGAATCATGGCCGGCGCTCGCCGCGCCCATCGCCGTTTGA
- a CDS encoding TIM44-like domain-containing protein, whose product MTRFFALKRGSLISLALAALLALAPAIAEARMGGGGSFGSRGSRSWSAPPSTRTAPGMASPFERSITPRPGPGMSQPGYNPAFGGSSFGRGLLGGLAGGLLGAGLFGLLTGNGFFGGIGGFMSIIGFLMQIALVVFLARMAFMWWANRNAPAGAGSRPGAPFGSMFTGGAPFGAKGPGAGGFRAAGFGSGAAPQGARATPLKVQAEDFNAFERLLGETQAAYSREDLGALRMMSTPEMASYFDDELDENRRKGVVNRVSDVKLLQGDLSEAWREGSDEYATVAMRFSLNDVMEDRATGKPTPGSPGKSEAVEVWTFRRPAGAGPQEWKLSAIQQAA is encoded by the coding sequence ATGACGCGGTTTTTTGCGCTCAAGCGCGGATCGCTGATTTCACTGGCTCTTGCCGCCCTTCTGGCGCTCGCGCCCGCGATTGCGGAGGCGCGCATGGGCGGCGGCGGCAGTTTTGGCAGCAGGGGCTCGCGCAGCTGGTCGGCGCCGCCGTCGACGCGGACGGCGCCCGGCATGGCGTCGCCGTTCGAGCGCTCGATCACGCCGCGCCCGGGACCGGGCATGAGCCAGCCGGGCTATAATCCCGCCTTCGGGGGCTCGTCCTTCGGCCGCGGACTGCTCGGCGGTCTCGCGGGCGGCCTGCTCGGCGCGGGTTTGTTCGGCCTGCTGACCGGCAATGGCTTCTTCGGCGGCATCGGCGGCTTCATGTCGATCATCGGCTTCCTGATGCAGATTGCGCTGGTCGTGTTCCTCGCCCGCATGGCCTTCATGTGGTGGGCGAACCGCAACGCTCCGGCGGGCGCGGGCTCGCGCCCCGGTGCGCCCTTCGGCTCGATGTTCACGGGCGGCGCGCCGTTCGGCGCCAAGGGGCCGGGAGCTGGCGGGTTTCGCGCTGCGGGCTTCGGCTCCGGCGCCGCGCCGCAGGGCGCGCGCGCCACGCCGCTGAAGGTGCAGGCGGAGGACTTCAACGCCTTCGAGCGCCTGCTCGGCGAGACGCAGGCCGCCTACAGCCGCGAGGACCTCGGCGCGCTGCGCATGATGTCCACGCCGGAAATGGCGTCCTACTTCGACGACGAGCTGGACGAGAATCGTCGCAAGGGCGTGGTCAACCGCGTCTCGGACGTGAAGCTCCTGCAGGGCGACCTGTCGGAAGCCTGGCGCGAGGGATCGGATGAATACGCCACCGTCGCCATGCGCTTCTCGCTCAACGACGTGATGGAGGACCGCGCCACCGGCAAGCCGACGCCCGGCTCTCCGGGCAAGTCCGAGGCTGTAGAGGTCTGGACCTTCCGCCGCCCGGCCGGCGCCGGGCCGCAGGAATGGAAGCTCTCGGCGATCCAGCAGGCGGCGTAA